Genomic DNA from Marinobacter sp. LV10MA510-1:
GGGCGAATCCCCAAACGGCGGAACAGGGCCATGTCGGCATCGGCTTCCGGGTTGGCGGTGGTCAGCAGTTTTTCACCATAAAATATGGAATTGGCGCCGGCCATAAAGCACAGGGCCTGCATTTGCTCGTTCATATTCTCCCGGCCAGCGGAAAGGCGCACGTGGGACGCAGGCATCATAATCCGCGCAACGGCAATCATGCGCACGAAATCAAACGGGTCCAGATCGGCCACGTTTTCCAGTGGCGTCCCCTTTACCTTTACCAACATATTCACCGGAACACTTTCCGGATGCTGGGGCAGATTGGCCAGCTGCATCAGCAGGCCAATGCGGTCGTCATCGTCTTCACCCATACCCAGAATACCGCCGCAGCAGACTTTCATGCCGGAGTTACGCACGTTGCTCAGAGTATCCAGGCGATCCTGATAAGTGCGCGTGGTAATGATATGGCTGTAGAATTTTTCCGAGGTATCCAGGTTGTGGTTGTAGTAATCCAGCCCCGCCGCCGCCAGTTCGTCGGCCTGGTCGGATTTGAGCATGCCCAGAGTCATGCAGGTTTCCAGACCTAAGGATTTCACCTGTTTAACCATATCCAACACGTAAGGCATGTCTTTTTTGGACGGACTGCGCCAGGCAGCACCCATGCAAAAGCGCGAAGCGCCCTTGGCCTTGGCCGCACGTGCCTCAGCGACGACTTTCTCAATGTCCAGCAGCTTTTCTTTTTCCAGCCCGGTGTTGTAGTGGCCGCTCTGGGGGCAATATTTGCAATCTTCCGGGCAAGCGCCGGTTTTTATCGACAGCAGGGTGCTGACTTGCACCTCGTTAGGATCAAAGTACTGGCGGTGTAAAGTCTGGGCACGGAACAGCAGGTCGCTGAATGGCAGCTCGAATAATGCCCGGGCCTGTGGCAGTGTCCAGTCGTGACGGAGTTCATTGGCGCTCATTGGAGTTCCTGTTAACCTTCTAAGGATTCTTGGTTTACGGAGAAGCCAAATGATAAAGCCATCGGAGTGGCTGTCAACCCTAAACAAACTTTTGGTTAACAGCAGAAGCGGTTTTTTGGTTAACAAAGAAGGCCGAGCCGGGCGCTGTGTCGGCTGTTTAAACCCGGTTGCCCGCAACGGTCTGTGTCAGGGCTGTTACAACGACCTGCCGTGGAATCGCTGGCATTGTCGATGTTGCGCCCTGCCCTTGCCGTTTCCGGCAGCCGATCATCTGTGCGGCGAGTGCCTTCAGCGACCACCGGCGTTTGACTTGACGCTGGCACCCCTACGCTATCAGTTTCCGGTGGCGGCAATGATCGGCCGTTACAAATACCAGGGTCAAATAGCCTACGGCCGCCCGCTGACCGCCGCACTAGGCGAGTTGGCCAACGAAAGCCTGCTGCGCCAGCCGCAACTGAGACCGGATGTATTGATACCCGCCCCCATGCACCCCCAGCGCAGGCGCCAGCGCGGCTTTAACCAGGCCAGGGATATTGCGGAACAGCTGAGCACGCGACTGGATATTCCGCTAGCAGGCAATCTGGTGCAGCGCCAACGCACTGTTCAAGCGCAACGCACGTTGAACCGTGCACAACGGTTAGCCAACCTGCAGGGCGTGTTCCAAACCACCGGTGCGCCTCCGCCACGAATTGCAATTATTGATGACGTTGTGACCACCGGCGCCACAGCGCGCTTGCTGGCCCATGCTTTGCGGCAGGCCGGGGCTGAACATATCCAGATTTGGGCACTGGCGCGAACGCCGGGATAACCCGGATTAAGCGAGGCGCTCGGCGACTTCATCGGCAATGGCCAGGCAAGCGGTCAACCCCGGCGATTCTATACCGAACAGATTCACCAGCCCCGCGACGCCATGCTGGGACGGGCCATCAATGCGGAAATCACAAAAACCGCCGTCTGGCCCGGCCAGTTTCGGCCGAATACCCGCGTAAGCAGGCTGTAACTTTTCCGGATTCAGCCCAGGCCACCACTGGCGAATAGCGTCAACAAAGGCGGCCTTGCGCTCCGGATGCACACTGTAATCTTCACGCTCAATCCACTCCACATCCGGGCCAAACCGAATCTGGCCTGCCAGGTCCATTGTCAAGTGAACGCCCAGGCCGCCGGGTTCCGGCAGCGGATACACCAACTGACGAAACGAGTGCTGGCCGCTGTAGCTAAAATACACGCCGCGGGCGTACCACTGTTGCGGCTTCTGGCTAGCGGGCAACCCCTGCCAGTTGCCGGTTAGCGCAACCGCACCCAACCCTGCCGCGTTGATCAGGTTGTCTACTTCCAGCACGCAGGGCATAGCGCCACCCAGCGTCAGCCGATGCTTTCCACCGGCTGCGGCGTCGCCACTGTCAATAGTGTTGACCGGCGTATGCAAAGCCAGTTGGCCACCAGCGCTTTCCAGATCTCCGCGCAACGACAACATCAGCCCGTGGCTGTCTACAATTCCGGTACGCGGCGACCACAGCCCGGCCACAGCAGTCACCTCCGGCAGTGCCTTTTCTATCTCAGCCCGGCCGTGCAAAGCCAGCTCCACCCCGTTGCCAGCAGCCTGCGCCTGAATACCCGCCAAGCGCTCGGCCTGGGTTTCGCTGGTGGCCACCAGCCACTTACCGCAATTACTGACATTCACCTTGTGCTGGCGACAGTATTGGTAAAGTTGTTCACGACCTGCCACGCACAGCCGCGCCTTCAAGGAATCCTGAGGGTAATAAATGCCGGCGTGTATCACCTCGCTGTTGCGTGATGATATGCCCTCACCAATGTGCCCGGCAGCCTCCACCACAATCACTTCGTGGCCCAGTTGCGCCAGCCGGCGCGCCGCCGCCAAGCCAACAACACCGGCCCCGATCACGGCGGTTTTTGCGATTAACAACGGTAAGGCCATGATTCCCCCTGGTCTGGATGGCGTTATTGTGGACTGTGGAATTGTATCAGCCAAAACCGCGAGGCATAGGTGCGCTGTCAAGATTACGCCAGCGACGATACCGGTTATACTGATCGGCAAATTCATGGCGGCAGCGAATTCATGACTGAACATTCTGACAATGTGATTTCCGGACACCCATACGATGCCCTGAAGCCAGACGCACTTTTAGATGCGATGGAAGACGCAGGCTTTGCGGTCAGCGGCCGCCTGTTTGCGCTTAACAGCTATGAAAACCGGGTGTATCAGATCGGGCTAGACGAAGGCCCGCCGGTGATTGCGAAATTTTATCGCCCGGGACGCTGGACCGAAGCCTCGATTCGCGAAGAGCACAGTTTTACCAAAGAACTGGAGGCCGCAGATGTTCCTGTAGTGGCACCACTTACCCTGCCCAATGGCGATACCCTGGGCCAGAGTGGACCTTTCCGGTTCGCAGTATTTCCCCAGCGCGGTGGCCAGGCGCCGGATGTCAGCGTAGAAGACACTCTGTACCGGCTGGGCCAGTGGCTGGGCCAGATTCACAATGTTGGCGCTGCCCGAAAATTCAGCCATCGCCCTGACCTGTCGGTGGCGTCAATACCAATCGGCATCGAGCAAAATAATGAACTGTTGCTTGAAGGCAACTGGGTGCCGCGGGACCTGCGCCCGGCTTGGGACAGCTTGATGGCAGACCTGCTGCGCTTATGCCGTACCCGTATTAACGACGCAGGCAACATCAATACGTTGCGCCTGCACGGCGACTGCCACGCCGGCAACATTTTGTGCCGTGAGGACAGAATGTTGTTTGTGGATCTGGACGATTGCCGCAGCGGGCCCGCTATTCAGGACATGTGGCTGTTGTTGAACGGTGAAGATAGCGAGCGCGGAGCGCAACTGGGCGAAATATTGGAAGGCTATGAAATGTTCCGACCTTTTGAGCGCCGCGAACGCCACCTGATTGAGCCACTGCGTTGCTATCGCCAGGTCAGCCACTGCGCCTGGCTTGCGAAGCGCTGGGACGACCCGGCCTTTCCCCGGTTTTTCCCCTGGTTCGGCCAGCCGCGCTTCTGGTCAGACCAGATACTGTCGCTGCGCGAGCAACTTTCAGCCCTCCAGGCACCGGCGATTTCGCTGCCCGGTCAGTACTGAGCCTTTTCCTTATTTGCGATTACATTCTTTCAAACATTTTACAGAGGCCACTATGAGTCAGGATTCGAAACTCTACACCACCCGCAGTTTGATTCTTACCGCCGTCGTCGCCATCATCGGCTCGGTACTGGTGCTGGAGATCACCGGCAAAATTGATCATTCTGACAATAAAGAGAACCTCCCCATCGGTGAATTTACGGCCATTCAGGTCACCCCCGGGGAACCCTTTAACATGTCATCAAAAGCCTCTGAGCTGCACGCACGATGTGAAAACGGCTATCTGGCCATTGCCGCGGATATCGACTCTTCCTATCGCGGCGTTCTGGTGGATTACAAAAATCGTGGCGTGCGCTGTTCGCGTCCCTCACCGACCGGACCGTCAGCCCTGCCGGAGCCAGAAAACCCGGGGCAGCGGGACCAGAGCGATGACTGAACGCCCTAGACCGGTGGCGCCGCAGCAACTGACCGACCGGCTGTTTGCCACCGAGCGCAACCCGGACGACTTTCGCTTTGACGCCGCAGTCGCGCGAGTGTTTCCGGATATGATCCGGCGTTCAGTACCGGGCTACACCACAATTATCCCGATGATTCAGGTAATCACCGAGCAGTACATTCAGCCCGGTACCAACGCCTATGATCTGGGTTGTTCGCTGGGTGCGTCTACCCTGGCCATGCGCCATGGCATCCAGTACCGCGACTGCGAACTCATCGGTGTCGACAACTCAGAGGCAATGATCGAACGCTGCCAGCATTATGTGGCCCTGGATGACCACCCATTACCGGTCAGCCTGCGCTGCGAAGACATACTGACCACCGACCTTCGCAATGCCTCGGTGACAACCCTGAATTTCACCCTGCAGTTTGTACCGCTCTCTGATCGCGCAGATCTGCTGACGCGCATTGCCCGGGCCACGCGCCCCGGTGGCGCACTGATTCTGTCGGAAAAACTGCGCTTTGACGACGACACCGACCAGGAAATACAAACTCGCCTACATCACGAATTTAAACGTGCCAACGGCTATTCGGATCTGGAAATCAGCCAGAAGCGCAGCGCTATAGAGCACGTAATGATTCCGGAAACTCTGGAAAGCCATCGCCAACGTCTTTTAAACGCCGGTTTTGAAAGGGCTCTGGTGTGGTACCAGTGCTTCAATTTCGTCTCGATTCTGGCCATTAAATGAACTCTTTCAACTGGCAGACCTGTTATAACGACCTGTTCGAACACCTTGAGCAGCAACATCAAGGCGCCTGGGCCACGCAAATTCGCCAACAGCTGAGCCAACGCTTTGATGAAACGCCCCACGGCGACGTTCCGCGCTGGCAAAGTGCGTTGAATTTACTGCCGCCGCTGCCCAACGTGCAGACCATACTGGATGTGCCCGCCGTAACCCTGCGCGCCGGCCAAACCCTGGCACGGGAACAGTCTGCAGATCTGGAAACAGGATTGCGGGGCTTGATGCCCTGGCGCAAAGGCCCGTTTGATTTTTTTGGCACCGCGATTGATACCGAGTGGCGCTCAGACTGGAAATGGGACCGGGTGGCACCATTTTTGGCTGACCTGCACGGGCGCCAGGTATTGGACGTTGGCTGCGGCTCTGGCTATCACTGTTGGCGCATGCACGGCGCGGGTGCCGCGCGGGTGATTGGCATTGACCCGGGACTGCTATTTCTATTCCAGTTTCTAGCGGTAAAAAACTACCTGAACGATGTGCCGGTGGATCTGTTGCCACTGCGCATTGAGGACCTGCCGCCAAAACTTCAGGCTTTTGACACCACTTTTTCCATGGGCGTTCTGTATCACCGGCGCTCGCCGCTGGACCACCTGCTGGAACTCAAAGACACCTTGCGCAATGGTGGCGAGTTGGTGCTGGAAACCTTGGTAATAGAAGGCCCGGAAGGCGCCAGCCTGATGCCGGAAGATCGCTATGGCCAGATGCGCAATGTCTGGTTTTTGCCTAGCTGCGCGACTTTGCTGCGCTGGCTCGACCGTTGTGGTTTTGTAAATGCACGGGTGGTCGATGTGACTGCCACCAGCACCGAAGAACAACGCAGTACCGACTGGATGCGGTTCAATTCGTTACAGGATTTTCTTGACCCCGACGACCCCTCGCGCACCATTGAGGGTTATCCTGGCCCGCTGCGGGCGACCCTGATTGCGAACAAACCCAACTAAAAAGTTCGGGGACAGAGAGAATGCGGGGACAGATTTGAAATCTGTCCCCTACTTAAAGACTAAGGACAGATTTGAAATCTGTCCCCGGTTTAAAGACTAGGGACAGATTTCAAATCTGTCCCTGCACTTGGCGCACTACTCCCCAAACGGATGGCGCAGAACAATCGTTTCAACCCGGTCAGGGCCGGTAGAAATGATGTCAATCGGCGCTTCAATCTGTTCTTCCAGGAAGCGGATATAGGCTCGAGCATTTTCGGGCAGCTGGTCGAGACAGGTCAGCCCTACAGTGCTTTCATGCCAGCCCGGCAGATCCACATAAATTGGCTCTATGTCTTTGTAAGTATCGCAGCCAATGGGCGGGCGGGTAATTTCACCCTTCGGCGTTTTATAGCCGATGCACACCTTAACCACGTCCATGCCGTCCAGAACATCGAGCTTGGTCAGGCAAATACCCGATACGCTGTTAATCTGAATGGCGTGGCGCAAAGCAACCGCGTCAAACCAGCCACAGCGACGTGCACGGCCGGTGGTGGTGCCTACTTCATTGCCTTTCACCGACAGATACTTACCCATTTCGTCGAACAGTTCGGTGGGGAACGGACCAGCGCCAACACGGGTGGTGTAGGCTTTGGTGATACCCAAAACATAATCAAGAAACAACGGGCCAAAACCAGACCCGGTCGCGGTGCCGCCAGCCGTCGTATTGGAAGATGTCACGTACGGATAGGTGCCCAAATCGATGTCCAGCAAAGACCCTTGGGCGCCTTCGAACATAATATGTTCGCCGCGTTTACGGTAATCATGCAGCAAATCGGTGACGTCAGCGGCCATCGGCAGAATCTCTTCACCCATCTGGCGCAACTCGGCCAGAGCCGCATCTACGTCTTCGGCTTCTTCTTTGAAGTACTCGGTCAACACAAAGTTGTGGTAGCTCATAATTTCGCGCAGCTTGACTTCAAAATTAGCCATATTGCACAAATCGCCCACCCGCAGGCCTCGGCGTGACACTTTGTCTTCATAAGCGGGGCCGATGCCACGGCCGGTGGTGCCGATTTTATCGTTTCCACGAGCGTGTTCACGGGCCACATCGATGCGCACGTGGGTGCGCAGGATTAACGGGCAGGCAAGGCTGATTTTGAGACGGTCGCGGACCGCTACGCCGTTACTTTCCAGCTCCCGCACTTCTTTCAACAGCGCTTCCGGCGAGAGCACCACGCCGTTGCCAATCAGGCACTGCACGTCCCGACGCAAAATACCGGACGGTATCAGGTGCAAGGCGGTTTTCTTGCCCTCAATCACCAGCGTATGACCAGCGTTGTGGCCGCCCTGGAAGCGCACGACTGCGGCCACCTTTTCGGTGAGCAGGTCTACAATCTTGCCCTTACCCTCGTCACCCCATTGGGTACCCAGTACAACAACGTTTTTGCCCATGATTCTCTCTCTGTGCGGCCGGCCAACAATGAACGGCCCGCAAGTTTGACTATTAAAAGTGCAATAAATACCGACGCGGTGCCGCGTCAGCCGAGTTTTTCAACAATCCACTGGCCTTGGTACTTCACCAGCTGGCGGTCGCAGCCGCGAGCACCAGGATCGCAATTGTGGTCTTCCGGCAGTGCGCGGATAACCGTATCGCTGTGTCGTAATTCCGCAATGGCCACGGCCAGTGTGGGGTCGGGGTCTGCAGGGGACCAGATTGCGCCCTGCGTAGGTGCCCTACTACTGCCCAAAGCCACCAGCGCGCGAATGTCCAGACTGAAACCGGTTGCCGGCCGTGAACGGCCAAAGTCACTGCCAATGGCATCGTAACGGCCGCCTTTGGCAACTGCGTCGCCATGGCCGGGCACGTAAGCGGCAAATACCAGGCCGGTGTGGTAGTTATAACCCCGCAATTCACAGAAATCGAAGCCCAGGCGAATACCCGGAAACTGTTGGCTAAGAGTATCGGCCACCCGGCCCAGTTGATCCAACGCCGCGTCCAGCTCGGCCGAGGCCCCCTGAACAATATCACGGGCCTGATCCAGCGCCTCACGACCGCCGCTGACGGCGGCCAGGCGGCGCAGACGACCACCGGCGCTGTCCGCTGCCTCGTCACCCAACAAAACGTTCAGTTCGGGCAAGGACTTACGGCCCATGGCGTCAAACACTGCGGCTTCGGTATCGCGGTCAAAACCGGCATCGGCGATCAAGTTCTGATAGATGGCGACGTGGGCCAGGTCCATGTGAATGGCCGGCAGACCGGCAACACTCAACGCTTCCAGCGCCAGACTGATGATTTCCATGTCGGCGCTTTCAGAGCTGCTGCCAAACAGTTCGCAGCCGGCCTGAATAGGCGTACGGCCTGTCAGCATGTGCCTGGGACGG
This window encodes:
- the bioB gene encoding biotin synthase BioB, whose amino-acid sequence is MSANELRHDWTLPQARALFELPFSDLLFRAQTLHRQYFDPNEVQVSTLLSIKTGACPEDCKYCPQSGHYNTGLEKEKLLDIEKVVAEARAAKAKGASRFCMGAAWRSPSKKDMPYVLDMVKQVKSLGLETCMTLGMLKSDQADELAAAGLDYYNHNLDTSEKFYSHIITTRTYQDRLDTLSNVRNSGMKVCCGGILGMGEDDDDRIGLLMQLANLPQHPESVPVNMLVKVKGTPLENVADLDPFDFVRMIAVARIMMPASHVRLSAGRENMNEQMQALCFMAGANSIFYGEKLLTTANPEADADMALFRRLGIRPEQREQCGTEQEHEEVLAEAVNQEATRHLFYDATRESASA
- the cmoB gene encoding tRNA 5-methoxyuridine(34)/uridine 5-oxyacetic acid(34) synthase CmoB; translated protein: MNSFNWQTCYNDLFEHLEQQHQGAWATQIRQQLSQRFDETPHGDVPRWQSALNLLPPLPNVQTILDVPAVTLRAGQTLAREQSADLETGLRGLMPWRKGPFDFFGTAIDTEWRSDWKWDRVAPFLADLHGRQVLDVGCGSGYHCWRMHGAGAARVIGIDPGLLFLFQFLAVKNYLNDVPVDLLPLRIEDLPPKLQAFDTTFSMGVLYHRRSPLDHLLELKDTLRNGGELVLETLVIEGPEGASLMPEDRYGQMRNVWFLPSCATLLRWLDRCGFVNARVVDVTATSTEEQRSTDWMRFNSLQDFLDPDDPSRTIEGYPGPLRATLIANKPN
- a CDS encoding kinase, whose translation is MSQDSKLYTTRSLILTAVVAIIGSVLVLEITGKIDHSDNKENLPIGEFTAIQVTPGEPFNMSSKASELHARCENGYLAIAADIDSSYRGVLVDYKNRGVRCSRPSPTGPSALPEPENPGQRDQSDD
- a CDS encoding adenylosuccinate synthase, giving the protein MGKNVVVLGTQWGDEGKGKIVDLLTEKVAAVVRFQGGHNAGHTLVIEGKKTALHLIPSGILRRDVQCLIGNGVVLSPEALLKEVRELESNGVAVRDRLKISLACPLILRTHVRIDVAREHARGNDKIGTTGRGIGPAYEDKVSRRGLRVGDLCNMANFEVKLREIMSYHNFVLTEYFKEEAEDVDAALAELRQMGEEILPMAADVTDLLHDYRKRGEHIMFEGAQGSLLDIDLGTYPYVTSSNTTAGGTATGSGFGPLFLDYVLGITKAYTTRVGAGPFPTELFDEMGKYLSVKGNEVGTTTGRARRCGWFDAVALRHAIQINSVSGICLTKLDVLDGMDVVKVCIGYKTPKGEITRPPIGCDTYKDIEPIYVDLPGWHESTVGLTCLDQLPENARAYIRFLEEQIEAPIDIISTGPDRVETIVLRHPFGE
- the cmoA gene encoding carboxy-S-adenosyl-L-methionine synthase CmoA; translation: MTERPRPVAPQQLTDRLFATERNPDDFRFDAAVARVFPDMIRRSVPGYTTIIPMIQVITEQYIQPGTNAYDLGCSLGASTLAMRHGIQYRDCELIGVDNSEAMIERCQHYVALDDHPLPVSLRCEDILTTDLRNASVTTLNFTLQFVPLSDRADLLTRIARATRPGGALILSEKLRFDDDTDQEIQTRLHHEFKRANGYSDLEISQKRSAIEHVMIPETLESHRQRLLNAGFERALVWYQCFNFVSILAIK
- a CDS encoding NAD(P)/FAD-dependent oxidoreductase, which codes for MALPLLIAKTAVIGAGVVGLAAARRLAQLGHEVIVVEAAGHIGEGISSRNSEVIHAGIYYPQDSLKARLCVAGREQLYQYCRQHKVNVSNCGKWLVATSETQAERLAGIQAQAAGNGVELALHGRAEIEKALPEVTAVAGLWSPRTGIVDSHGLMLSLRGDLESAGGQLALHTPVNTIDSGDAAAGGKHRLTLGGAMPCVLEVDNLINAAGLGAVALTGNWQGLPASQKPQQWYARGVYFSYSGQHSFRQLVYPLPEPGGLGVHLTMDLAGQIRFGPDVEWIEREDYSVHPERKAAFVDAIRQWWPGLNPEKLQPAYAGIRPKLAGPDGGFCDFRIDGPSQHGVAGLVNLFGIESPGLTACLAIADEVAERLA
- a CDS encoding serine/threonine protein kinase, with amino-acid sequence MRCQDYASDDTGYTDRQIHGGSEFMTEHSDNVISGHPYDALKPDALLDAMEDAGFAVSGRLFALNSYENRVYQIGLDEGPPVIAKFYRPGRWTEASIREEHSFTKELEAADVPVVAPLTLPNGDTLGQSGPFRFAVFPQRGGQAPDVSVEDTLYRLGQWLGQIHNVGAARKFSHRPDLSVASIPIGIEQNNELLLEGNWVPRDLRPAWDSLMADLLRLCRTRINDAGNINTLRLHGDCHAGNILCREDRMLFVDLDDCRSGPAIQDMWLLLNGEDSERGAQLGEILEGYEMFRPFERRERHLIEPLRCYRQVSHCAWLAKRWDDPAFPRFFPWFGQPRFWSDQILSLREQLSALQAPAISLPGQY
- a CDS encoding ComF family protein, with the protein product MIKPSEWLSTLNKLLVNSRSGFLVNKEGRAGRCVGCLNPVARNGLCQGCYNDLPWNRWHCRCCALPLPFPAADHLCGECLQRPPAFDLTLAPLRYQFPVAAMIGRYKYQGQIAYGRPLTAALGELANESLLRQPQLRPDVLIPAPMHPQRRRQRGFNQARDIAEQLSTRLDIPLAGNLVQRQRTVQAQRTLNRAQRLANLQGVFQTTGAPPPRIAIIDDVVTTGATARLLAHALRQAGAEHIQIWALARTPG
- a CDS encoding ATP phosphoribosyltransferase regulatory subunit; this translates as MTVSDRWLLPDGVEDILPPLAGQIESLRRNIMDVCQHWGYQLVIPPLIEYLESLFTGTGHDLELQTFKLTDQLTGRMMGVRADMTPQAARIDAHTLAEEGITRLCYVGHVLHTRPRHMLTGRTPIQAGCELFGSSSESADMEIISLALEALSVAGLPAIHMDLAHVAIYQNLIADAGFDRDTEAAVFDAMGRKSLPELNVLLGDEAADSAGGRLRRLAAVSGGREALDQARDIVQGASAELDAALDQLGRVADTLSQQFPGIRLGFDFCELRGYNYHTGLVFAAYVPGHGDAVAKGGRYDAIGSDFGRSRPATGFSLDIRALVALGSSRAPTQGAIWSPADPDPTLAVAIAELRHSDTVIRALPEDHNCDPGARGCDRQLVKYQGQWIVEKLG